A segment of the Methanothermococcus thermolithotrophicus DSM 2095 genome:
AAAAGCAGCCCCATAAAAATACAGTTTGTGATGTATTAATGGATACACTTGAAGAGTGTAATTATTTAAACGATGGGAGAATTATATACTACGGAGGAAGAACCGACAAAGGGGTGTCTGCACTTGGAAACTTTGTAGTTGTTGATTTGAAAAAAGAGCCAATTTTATCACATATTTACTCAAAATTAAAAGGAAAAGGCGTTTGGGTACTAGGATATCAAGAGATAGACGAAATCCCGGCGGTAAATTATAGACATTATAGGTATATACTACCAAACGAAGGCCACGATATTGAACTGATGAAAAAAGCTTCAAAGAAACTTATAGGAACTCATTCATTTCACAATCTATCTAGAAAGGACAAAAGCAAAGAAAGAGATCCAATAAGAACAATATATGATATTAAATTAAGTGAGAACGAATATTTCATTACAATTGATATAGTTGGAAAAAGCTTTTTATGGAATATGGTTAGAAGGATGGTTTCTGTTCTGTCCAAGGTCGGTAAAAAAGAAATTGAAAACTGGGACGAATATCTAAATAAAATTTTGAGTAAAGAACACAGAGAAGGTGTTTCTCCCGCCCCTGCAGAAGGGCTGATATTGGTAGATGCAAATGTTAGTTTAAACTACATCTATGATAATTACGTCCTAAAAAGGTTTAAAGAAGAATGGAAAGAAACCTGGAGAAAGAGTGTAATGACTATGGGAATCTGTAAAACCATTGATGCAACTATTTAAAGAGATGAGCGGCTATGTCACAATTATATATTTCATCGATAGGTGTGGATATATCTTCAAATGATGTTCAGACAAATCCAAGGGTAAACGAAAAAATAGAAAGAGAACTAAAATTAGAGCTATCAAAAATTGGGGTTAAATCTGCCTTAACAAACATTACTGGGGACGACATCGTAATTACATCCCTTGTTCCAGACAAACTTGTAGAAGAAACCAACAAAAAAATATTTCAGATGTTAAAAAAACATGCTGAAAGCTTTGATGATCTAGAAGGCGTTAGTAAAAATCCTGAAACTGCTGGAGAAGGAGTATCCTATGCCATTGCAGAAGCTGGATCAGAATACGGAGATTCAATAATAGTTTCATTTGATACATACTGTGGCGAAAGTATTGTAAATGAAATGGCGTTGTTTGTAGAAGAGATAGGTAGGAAATTTGGATACGATTCAAGCTCAAGTGTATCATCTAAACCAGTTGAAATCCCTGGAATAGGCTACTCTGGAACATGCACCGATGATCCGGTAGTTGTTATAACCATTGAAAATATTCAAAATCTACCAAAATTAGCTGGAATGATTTATGGGGGACTTTTAGGGTTTGATAGAGTTTACTTCACAAGAATGAGCTCTCCAACAAATATAGTGCCACCAGGGGTAATATACACAATGTCTGCATTCTTAAACGGAAATGTTATTGATTTGTACGATGGCATAATAGGAAGATTTAACACAATTGGTTAAAAGTTAAAAGTTCAGATAAATAATTTAAAAAATTAGTGGGAAAATATGGATTATCAATTTGTATTACTGGCATTCACATCATTATTTGCAATAATAAATCCCGTTGGGCTAGTTCCAATATACGTAGCATTAACTTCTCAATACACTCATGAAGAGAAACTTAAAATAATAAAAAAAACCACAATGGCAACTCTCTTAATATTGGTCACCTTTGCACTGATGGGAAAGTATATTCTATTATTTTTTGGAATATCCATTCAGGCATTTAGCATAGCAGGGGGAATATTGTTATTCACTATTTCATTAGATATGCTTCATGGGAAAATTTCAGGAGTTAGGCATTCAAAAACAGAACAGGAAGCTGCAACAGAATTGGATGATATAGCAGTCATCCCTCTTGCAATGCCATTATTGGCAGGTCCCGGAGCCATAACTTCAGTAATAGTCCTAATGACAAAAGCGCAGGGCTATAATGATAAATTAGCAGTCCTCTTAGCAATATTCCTTTGTGTTATTGCTGCCCATGTGACTTTAAAATCATCGGAGAAAATAGAAGATAGACTAAGTCCAATAGGAATTAAAATAATGACAAGAATGATGGGGTTAATATTGGCCGCTATATCTGTCCAAATGATGTTGGGAGGAATTAAAGAAATATTCTTTTAATCTTTTTTAATATTATTTTAATCATCTCTTTTTAAAGAAAACTATATTTAATCATCCTTCTTTAGATATACCGTCTGAGTCGGGAATGCCATTTCAATACCTTCTTTTTCAAATTCTTCCTTTATTTTCAGGTTTATTTCATCTATTGTATTTAAGTAGTAATCAAAACCAAAATTTCTGATAAAGTATTCTACCCTTATGTTCAGAGAAAAATCCCCAAACTCTTTAAATGTTATTCTTATAGGCAGTATAACTCCGCGGTGCTCATCTAAAATGTTTTTAATTATTTCTTTGGCTCTCTTCAATTTTTCAACTGGAGTATCGTATGTTAGACCAATATTAATCAAAACCCTTCTCTTTCTCATTGCAGAGAAATTTTCAATCTCTGTTCTTAGAATGTTCGCATTTGGAACCACAATTAAACTATCATCAAATGTCCTAATTCTTGTGCTTCTAATGCCTACTTCCTCCACAATTCCTTCGGAGCTCCCAAATTTTATCCAGTCCCCCATGCCAAATGGCTTATCCATTATAATCAAAATCCCTGCAATAAAATTCTCCACAGTTTCCTTTGATGCCAGTGCTACCGCCAAACCTCCAATACCCAATCCTGCAAGGAGTGTTGTTATATCGTAACCAATATTATCCAACATCACCAAAAAACCTATTACTATAATTAAAATCCTCACTAACTTCCTCAAAGGAGGAATTACATGATCATCTAACTTAGTTTCCGACTTTTCTGCAAGTGGGGCGATGAATTCGATAATAAAATCATCAACAAACTTAACAAGAAACCAAACTCCAGATAATGTAACAACAACGTTAATAGCCTCATTAGCTAGAATTCCAATCTTTTGTGGGAGAACTAGATAGTTTAAACCATACCAGAAAAATCCTGCAAAAATCAAAATTATTAAGGGCATATCGAGTGCATCTAAAAGTATGTCATCAAATTTTGTTTTTGTCTTACCTGCAAGAGCTCTTAAATATTTTGTAGTTATAATTCTAACAAGTTTTCCAAAAAATACCCCTAAAAAAATGAAAACCAAAAATAAAATATAATTTTTTAGTGGATTTCCCAGATATATGGCATCCAGTATCGTCATAAAGTCACCATTGGCTATTTATTCAGCCTTTCCCTTATAGGCGTTAAAATTTTTATGATTTCCTCAGAAACTACGTTTTTTAAGTCCATAGGATGTAAACCCTCAATATATGCTGATTCTAATTCTTCATAGCTGTTAAAAGTTACATCTCCACCGAATTTTTCAGGTCTTTTTACGGTAACCGGATATTCCAAATAGTACTTTGCGATTTCCATTATAGGGTTACCTTCAACAACTTTAATTGGACAGTATGCCTTTTTTATCTTTGATTTTATTGTATTTGGTTCATCATCTACTGCTATAAAGTTTCCTTTTGAAGATGACATTTTACCTTCCCCATCTAACCCAGTAAGTACTGGGTTATGTATACAAACCGGAGCTCTGAATCCCATACTTGGTAAAACTTCCCTTGCAAGCATGTGGATCTTTCTCTGTTCCATTCCTCCAACTGCCACATCAACACCTAAGTGTTTAATGTCGTTCACCTGCATGAGGGGGTAAACCACTTCTGCAACTTTCGGGTTATCATCGTCCCTTGCTATAACTTCCATACTTCTTCTCGCTCTTTTTAATGTGGTTTTTAATGCAAGTTGATATACGTCCAATGTGTATTCCCTTTCAAGTTGGAATTCACTACCGTAAATATAGGTAGCATTTAAACCCATGGCTTCAAATACTCTTTTGTTGTATTCTGCCAATTCCCTTATTTCTTCCATTGTTCCTTTCTGGTTCAGGTAGGCGTGTAAGTCAGCTAACAGTATAATAACTTCAAAACCTGCATTTTGTAAATCTATCATCTTCTTAATTTGAAGGTAGTGCCCCAGATGTATTTTTCCACTGGGCTCAAAACCTATATATGCCTTTTTTTCTTTCTTGTTTATTACTTCCTTTAGTTCTTCAACTGATACAACTTCTAAAGCGTTTTTTAAAATATCCTCAATCATTTTTTCACCTGAACGAAGTGAAGGTGAGTTATAAAAAACCTTCGGTTTTTTATTCAATCCCTCTACCTAAATTATAAAATCAATAAAAATGATAAAATAACCATACATATATTTAATATATTAGTATTGTGACATATAGAATGTAAGGTTTTTATATTTTCTCAATTGCGGTAAAGTTGTGATATAATAGATTTTATGTCTTACTACTAAAACCTGACCTTTAAGATTTTATCCACAACCAATTCCCATACTACTATTTTGGATATCATTTAATTACTATTACTATAATTTATTAGTTTATTGATTATACGTGGTGCTGCCTATGAAAAGGGTTATTACTGTAAAGGGATCTAACAAAGAAATCATGGAAATATGTGATGAAATATCTAAGATGAACATTGACTGTGCCATTGAAACAAAAAAAGCAAGTTATTCAGAAGATATCGATGCCAGTGAAAATATAATAAGAATAAAAATATATGGTTACGATAGAAACAAAATGGTTGAAAATCATAAGGATATTTTAAATTTAATAAACAGAATACATAAAAAATATAGTGCAGATTCTCGAGGCTTTTATGAATATAGATTGAGTGATCTGAAAGTTCCTATAAACAAGGAGCTAATAATTGACACCCTTGAAGCTTTAAAAATTAATTTTAAATACATAAAGGATGAAAACTTAATTAAGTGCCCAGTTGAAATACAAGAACTTAACAAGATTTTAGAAGAGCTCCATGCCATAAACTCAGAGCTCAATTTTATGAACATTGGATCCAAACCTGTAAAAAATGTCATTGTATTAGCATCCTACATGACTGGAAGAGCTGTTGAAGATATTATTGATGAATGTCTTGAAAAAGAATTTTTCAGGGAAGAAGACGAAAGAATTGTATTAAACAAAGACATTAATCTAGTTAAAAAACATTTGTTAGAGGGAAACAATGAGTGAGTTTATAAAAATAATCCATAAAACAGAAAATGATATTGAACTAGAATTATTAAATGAAGACCATTCCTTATGTAATGTTCTAAAAGACATTTTATTAGAGAAAGATGGAGTTTTAATGGCCTCCTATGCTATAGACCATCCAGTTTTAGATCCTGAAACTGGTAGGTACATTTCCAATCCAAAGTTAATTATTAAGACCTCAGAAGGAGTTAATGCAGAAGAAGTTCTAAAGGATGTTCTAAAGGAAGTAATAGGGTTATGTAATCAAGTTTTAGAAGACTTATAAACTAGCTATTCAACTAAATATATTTCTCCAAGTGTGGAAATGAAAGAAGTATAAAGACCAAAACACGGTCAAAAAACTTCCAAAAAGTTTATAATATATATTATCATAATCTTTATATAATAGATATTTTATAGTAGGTTTGCTCCATGTTCAAAACCGCATATTGCGGTTAATAAATACAGGAGGCCACAACATGGACAGAGAAAATATATTGAAAGCAGTGAAGGAGGCTCGTTCTCTCGCAAAGCCGCGAAACTTCACACAGTCACTAGACTTGATTATAAACTTAAAAGAACTTGACCTCTCAAGACCTGAAAACAGGTTGAAAGAACAGGTAGTATTACCTAACGGGAGAGGCAAGGAACCTAAGATAGCTGTAATTGCAAAAGGTGACTTAGCGGCACAAGCTGAAGAGATGGGCCTCACTGTTATAAGACAGGATGAATTGGAAGAATTAGGGAAAAATAAAAAAATGGCTAAGAAAATCGCTAATGAACACGATTTCTTTATAGCTCAGGCAGATATGATGCCACTTGTAGGTAAAAC
Coding sequences within it:
- a CDS encoding DNA-directed RNA polymerase subunit L, which encodes MSEFIKIIHKTENDIELELLNEDHSLCNVLKDILLEKDGVLMASYAIDHPVLDPETGRYISNPKLIIKTSEGVNAEEVLKDVLKEVIGLCNQVLEDL
- a CDS encoding mechanosensitive ion channel family protein → MTILDAIYLGNPLKNYILFLVFIFLGVFFGKLVRIITTKYLRALAGKTKTKFDDILLDALDMPLIILIFAGFFWYGLNYLVLPQKIGILANEAINVVVTLSGVWFLVKFVDDFIIEFIAPLAEKSETKLDDHVIPPLRKLVRILIIVIGFLVMLDNIGYDITTLLAGLGIGGLAVALASKETVENFIAGILIIMDKPFGMGDWIKFGSSEGIVEEVGIRSTRIRTFDDSLIVVPNANILRTEIENFSAMRKRRVLINIGLTYDTPVEKLKRAKEIIKNILDEHRGVILPIRITFKEFGDFSLNIRVEYFIRNFGFDYYLNTIDEINLKIKEEFEKEGIEMAFPTQTVYLKKDD
- a CDS encoding DUF2067 family protein; protein product: MKRVITVKGSNKEIMEICDEISKMNIDCAIETKKASYSEDIDASENIIRIKIYGYDRNKMVENHKDILNLINRIHKKYSADSRGFYEYRLSDLKVPINKELIIDTLEALKINFKYIKDENLIKCPVEIQELNKILEELHAINSELNFMNIGSKPVKNVIVLASYMTGRAVEDIIDECLEKEFFREEDERIVLNKDINLVKKHLLEGNNE
- a CDS encoding MarC family protein translates to MDYQFVLLAFTSLFAIINPVGLVPIYVALTSQYTHEEKLKIIKKTTMATLLILVTFALMGKYILLFFGISIQAFSIAGGILLFTISLDMLHGKISGVRHSKTEQEAATELDDIAVIPLAMPLLAGPGAITSVIVLMTKAQGYNDKLAVLLAIFLCVIAAHVTLKSSEKIEDRLSPIGIKIMTRMMGLILAAISVQMMLGGIKEIFF
- a CDS encoding 50S ribosomal protein L1, giving the protein MDRENILKAVKEARSLAKPRNFTQSLDLIINLKELDLSRPENRLKEQVVLPNGRGKEPKIAVIAKGDLAAQAEEMGLTVIRQDELEELGKNKKMAKKIANEHDFFIAQADMMPLVGKTLGPVLGPRGKMPQPVPANANLTPLVERLKKTVLINTRDKPLFHVLVGNEKMSDEELAENIEAILNTVSRKYEKGLYHVKSAYTKLTMGPPAQIEK
- the truA gene encoding tRNA pseudouridine(38-40) synthase TruA, coding for MYILKIAYDGRYSFQKQPHKNTVCDVLMDTLEECNYLNDGRIIYYGGRTDKGVSALGNFVVVDLKKEPILSHIYSKLKGKGVWVLGYQEIDEIPAVNYRHYRYILPNEGHDIELMKKASKKLIGTHSFHNLSRKDKSKERDPIRTIYDIKLSENEYFITIDIVGKSFLWNMVRRMVSVLSKVGKKEIENWDEYLNKILSKEHREGVSPAPAEGLILVDANVSLNYIYDNYVLKRFKEEWKETWRKSVMTMGICKTIDATI
- a CDS encoding tyrosine--tRNA ligase, whose protein sequence is MIEDILKNALEVVSVEELKEVINKKEKKAYIGFEPSGKIHLGHYLQIKKMIDLQNAGFEVIILLADLHAYLNQKGTMEEIRELAEYNKRVFEAMGLNATYIYGSEFQLEREYTLDVYQLALKTTLKRARRSMEVIARDDDNPKVAEVVYPLMQVNDIKHLGVDVAVGGMEQRKIHMLAREVLPSMGFRAPVCIHNPVLTGLDGEGKMSSSKGNFIAVDDEPNTIKSKIKKAYCPIKVVEGNPIMEIAKYYLEYPVTVKRPEKFGGDVTFNSYEELESAYIEGLHPMDLKNVVSEEIIKILTPIRERLNK